In Kocuria turfanensis, a single genomic region encodes these proteins:
- the pcaH gene encoding protocatechuate 3,4-dioxygenase subunit beta, which produces MAEEDQDALDGTFEPVSWTRGADDAAESQADLSREMDRINEEYAASGAVETQPRLDYAPYRSSVLRHPTKDLHHADPETIELHAPAFGDRDVHALESDLTVQSGGEPIGERIKIRGRVLDGDGRPVRRQLVEIWQANAAGRYIHKRDQHPAPVDPNFTGVGRCLTGEDGSYEFITVKPGPYPWKNHRNAWRPAHVHFSLFGTDFTQRMITQMYFPGDPLFDLDPIYRSIVDPTARERLVAQYDHEVSEHEWLLGYRWDIVLSGSHRTWTEGDTHV; this is translated from the coding sequence ATGGCAGAGGAAGACCAGGACGCGCTCGACGGCACCTTCGAGCCGGTCTCGTGGACCCGGGGCGCCGACGACGCGGCCGAGAGCCAGGCGGACCTGAGCCGGGAGATGGACCGGATCAACGAGGAGTACGCCGCCTCGGGGGCCGTCGAGACCCAGCCCCGCCTGGACTACGCGCCGTACCGCAGCTCGGTGCTGCGCCACCCCACCAAGGACCTGCACCACGCGGACCCGGAGACCATCGAGCTGCACGCCCCCGCCTTCGGCGACCGGGACGTGCACGCGCTCGAGTCGGACCTGACCGTCCAGTCCGGCGGGGAGCCCATCGGCGAGCGGATCAAGATCCGCGGGCGGGTCCTCGACGGCGACGGCCGCCCGGTGCGCCGCCAGCTGGTGGAGATCTGGCAGGCCAACGCCGCCGGGCGCTACATCCACAAGCGCGACCAGCACCCGGCGCCCGTCGACCCGAACTTCACGGGCGTGGGCCGGTGCCTCACCGGCGAGGACGGCTCCTACGAGTTCATCACCGTCAAGCCCGGCCCGTACCCCTGGAAGAACCACCGCAACGCGTGGCGTCCCGCGCACGTGCACTTCTCCCTGTTCGGCACGGACTTCACCCAGCGGATGATCACCCAGATGTACTTCCCGGGCGACCCGCTGTTCGACCTCGACCCGATCTACCGGTCGATCGTCGACCCCACGGCCCGCGAGCGCCTCGTGGCGCAGTACGACCACGAGGTCTCCGAGCACGAGTGGCTGCTCGGCTACCGGTGGGACATCGTGCTCAGCGGCTCCCACCGCACCTGGACGGAAGGCGACACCCATGTCTGA